One Coregonus clupeaformis isolate EN_2021a unplaced genomic scaffold, ASM2061545v1 scaf0343, whole genome shotgun sequence genomic region harbors:
- the c18h3orf33 gene encoding protein C3orf33 homolog isoform X1, with protein MPESRSEAETDEKGEKPSKNIISVISQFADDHLTFVRNISTGLAIAGVIVISRSIKLMTRFGVASEIPARFIENNVSLRGRVQTITERALEVEHVPIYIPLLSPLLTKGGGGVFPLAVRLAGVDLTPEGRAWLEQHLSPAQTVWLKLVSREEETLHCLVSVRRGSLRSLCLNDEVLRLGLARTVPVSGLHPQSRLYLRLHQRLLRAEVKAERKGRGMWKEDSLWERTSQAVRENSLVRLIRRIFKWT; from the exons ATGCCGGAGTCCAGGAGTGAGGCAGAGACCGACGAGAAAGGAGAAAAGccttctaaaaacataatttctGTAATTTCTCAGTTCGCTGACGATCATTTAACCTTTGTCCGG AACATCAGTACTGGACTAGCAATTGCCGGGGTAATAGTAATATCAAGGAGTATTAAATTG ATGACTAGGTTTGGCGTAGCCTCTGAGATCCCAGCACGGTTCATAGAGAACAATGTGAGCCTCAGAGGGAGGGTCCAGACCATCACAGAGAGAGCCCTGGAAGTGGAGCACGTCCCCATctacatccctctcctctcccccctgctGACTAAAG gtggtggtggtgtgtttccCCTGGCTGTGCGCCTGGCGGGGGTGGATCTGACCCCAGAGGGGAGGGCGTGGCTTGAGCAGCACCTGAGCCCGGCCCAGACGGTGTGGCTCAAACTggtcagcagagaggaggagacactgcactgtctggtgtctgttagaagg gggtcACTGAGGAGTCTGTGTCTGAATGACGAGGTGTTGAGGTTGGGTCTGGCACGCACCGTCCCAGTCTCTGGACTCCACCCCCAGTCCCGTCTCTACCTGCGGCTCCACCAACGGCTGCTCAGGGCAGAGGTCAAGGCCGAGCGGAAGGGGCGGGGCATGTGGAAAGAGGACAGCCTATGGGAAAGGACCTCACAGGCTGTCAGGGAGAACTCACTGGTCAGACTGATCAGGAGGATCTTCAAGTggacatga
- the c18h3orf33 gene encoding protein C3orf33 homolog isoform X2, translating to MPESRSEAETDEKGEKPSKNIISVISQFADDHLTFVRNISTGLAIAGVIVISRSIKLMTRFGVASEIPARFIENNVSLRGRVQTITERALEVEHVPIYIPLLSPLLTKVGQDLHCATFRFMQWTTAIVQHPGPLYRGQEGSLRSLCLNDEVLRLGLARTVPVSGLHPQSRLYLRLHQRLLRAEVKAERKGRGMWKEDSLWERTSQAVRENSLVRLIRRIFKWT from the exons ATGCCGGAGTCCAGGAGTGAGGCAGAGACCGACGAGAAAGGAGAAAAGccttctaaaaacataatttctGTAATTTCTCAGTTCGCTGACGATCATTTAACCTTTGTCCGG AACATCAGTACTGGACTAGCAATTGCCGGGGTAATAGTAATATCAAGGAGTATTAAATTG ATGACTAGGTTTGGCGTAGCCTCTGAGATCCCAGCACGGTTCATAGAGAACAATGTGAGCCTCAGAGGGAGGGTCCAGACCATCACAGAGAGAGCCCTGGAAGTGGAGCACGTCCCCATctacatccctctcctctcccccctgctGACTAAAG TTGGTCAGGATCTTCACTGTGCCACCTTCAGGTTTATGCAGTGGACCACAGCCATAGTTCAACATCCAGGTCCACTCTACAGGGGTCAAGAG gggtcACTGAGGAGTCTGTGTCTGAATGACGAGGTGTTGAGGTTGGGTCTGGCACGCACCGTCCCAGTCTCTGGACTCCACCCCCAGTCCCGTCTCTACCTGCGGCTCCACCAACGGCTGCTCAGGGCAGAGGTCAAGGCCGAGCGGAAGGGGCGGGGCATGTGGAAAGAGGACAGCCTATGGGAAAGGACCTCACAGGCTGTCAGGGAGAACTCACTGGTCAGACTGATCAGGAGGATCTTCAAGTggacatga